From Erigeron canadensis isolate Cc75 chromosome 5, C_canadensis_v1, whole genome shotgun sequence:
ATGCAGATGCCATTGGGTATGCGATGACGGTTGGGAAGCCTACAAGGAAATCTGAGTCTCGCTAATCAAGGTGCGTATCTATGTAACTgtcttttatacttttttgttggCTATTAGTCCGATATGTTGCACATATCATACACCTTATGTTGGTAAAGTGGCCAGCAAATGTGAGTTACATTATAGAAAGAGTTGAGCAACCTCATGGTGGCTAAAAAGGAACAACATTTTGGTTCGTACATCCATGACTGAGAAACAGTATCTTGGTAAAGTGATCTCTTCCTTATTGCACAAGTTTTTGCAATTATGAAAATAACATTATCAAACTAGCTATGAGATTGTGGTGCAAGTAATCTTTGTCAAGCTCTTCATCTACATTGATTATTGACAGTGACGATATTCCCAATTGAGAACATTCAGGACTGCAATGGAGGTTCCTTAATGCACCACCATGATCAACCTCTCGCTCGGTGAACCAGTCTCGCAAACGTAGCTCCATCAGGTATTTTTTTAGATTCCAGGTAATGGATGCATCTCAATGTGGAAGGCTATAATTAAACCGCTGGACCAGACCGTGTCAAGTACATGGGCCCGTTCTCTGGTGATTCTCCAAGCTACCTTACAGGTGAATAGCATACCTTGAACCTTTGCCAAGAATTGTAAACTTGAGGTGATTCATAACCTTGGTGGTTGATCAGATCAAGGGAACCTCCCTTCTCGGTCGTTCTTGCCAGTTATTGGAGAGTATTTTTTTGTTGTCTCCTTCCAATTGTGGCACTTCCTTTTTGCatgattgtaagtttgtaacaaACTCATTGTAATCGATGTGCCTGCAACAAGGGTAGTCGGTGGATAAGAAAGTcatcttttgtttatatcacatatatttatatatataagtttgctCATATGTTACTTGGCACGCCCCTGTCTCCTTTTCTTCTTGCATCTAACTATACAAGACCATAATATATAAGAGATCATCATCACTCATGTTTTTGGATATGTACATTTCATCACCTTCATTCTATTCCAGCAACCTCAGCTCATCAACACTCACACCGACATTAAACTCGAACTGAACAATAAAAAACCTCAAAATAAGACAATTTTACACACGTACAAAACAACCCGTGAAGCCCGaccgtgcaacgcacgggccttcactctagttacaataatagtaataaattttgaaagaaaagaaaaaaggaaagaacGTAAATCAACATATCATTAAGTGCTACTCGTAATTTGGAGCAACTATAGTATTAACTACTTTATTAAAGattgattaattttaattaattataaatttaataatatattaaaatatttttaaaataaatgaagTAATCAAAGCAATCCAATGATTATAATGTAGTCTTCCTTTTCGTAAGATGGTtgtggttttttaaaaaaaatttaagaggtTATCTTATAACTATTAGAAGATAAAAGATATAAGATTAAAATCTAATATGTTCAAATAGTATGttcaataaaaatgttataacaATATTTGTAATCCTttaaatatatagtattttaaCAGATGATCATTTAACATGTTATAAGACCCATCTATTCAATCGATATGGAGTTGATGACAAAGTATAATTCTTGTTTATTTTAGGCATCATCTCAATGGCTTGGAAAAAGAAACCAATTGTGAGATAAGTTTAGATGAAGTCAAACATCGTGAAGATAATACTACATCATCTCACGACAAAGGTACCACCAGTTTTAACTATGATGAAAATATTGAAGAACCAAAGGTTGGCATGACTTTTGACACTATTGAAGAGCTTGCTACTTTTTATGCAAattatggggaaaaaaaaggaTTTGGAGTGTATAAAAGGTCTTCGAGAAAGTCCTACACTGATGATGAGAAAAAGTATGCGACTGTTTCATGTAATCCAGCAGGGAAGTCAATTTccaaatcaaaaaatattttgaaccCTCGACCCGTTTCTAAAACAAATTGTCCAGCAAAAGTTAATGCAGTTCTTGGACATGATAAAAAGTGGAATGTGTCAAAAGTTGAGCTCAAACACAATCATCCGTTTAGTCCAAGCAAAGGACGTTTTTATCGGTGCCATAGGTTCGTGAATCGAAATGTCAAAAGACGACTTGAAATCTATCAAAGAGCTAGAGTAAGAATGAATAAGGGTTTTAATACCTTTGTCGTGGAGAATGGGGGGTATGAAAATGTACCATTTACGGAAAAGGATTGTCGTAACTACATTGATAAAGTGAAGCGATTAAAGTTTGGAGAAGGTGATGCTGAAGCAATTCAAAGTTATTTCACGAAGGTTCAATCTTCAGATCGGAATTTTTTTTACACATGGAAATTAGACGACGAAAATCGATTAAAGAGTTTGTTTTGGGCGGATGCGCGATGTAGGGCAGCTTATGAGGAATTTGGGGATGTTGTCACATTCGATACTACGTATCTTACAAATGAGTATGAGATGCCAATGGCTCCATTTGTAGGAGTAAATCATCATGGACAATCAATATTGCTTGGTTGTGGATTGATTTCAAATGAAGATAATGAGACATTCACATGGCTATTCCAGTCATGGCTTGCATGTATGTCTGGGCATCCTCCTAAAGCCATTATCACAGATCAGGACCAAGCTATGAAGAACGCAATACAGAATGTGTTTCCTGATGCACGTCATAGGTGATAACTATTTACCTTTTTAACTAGCTGGTTTACTTTATATACTTATGAACTATATTAAAATTTAGATAAATCGCAATCAAAGCatatcattaaaaaatcaaagcTGGTTTACTATTTTCCTATGTCTAAGAACTAATTATTTCGttgaataatatttttcttttttgttaggTGGTGTCTGTGGCATATCATGAGGAAACTGCCCGAGAAGTTAGGTAGTCATAAGAAATACAAGTTAATTAAGTATAGGCTTAAAAAGGCTGTGTATGATTCTTTTATCCCGAGTGAATTTGAAGATGCGTGGAAGATAATGCTTGAAAGGTACCAActccaaaaaaataaatggttgatAAGTTTGTATTTAGAAAGACGTAGATGGGTTATGTGAAAGATACGTTCTGGGCTGGGATGTCTACTACACAACGTAACGAGAGTATTAATgcattttttgataaatatgttaacAAAAAAACTACCTTGAAGCAATTTGTGGAGCAGTACGAAAATGCGTTAAGAGATAGGGCagagaaagaaaataaagaagatttTAGTTCTTACAATACACAATATCAACCGATTACCCGATATGCAATGGAAGATCAAATGAGGGGAATTTCACCCACGCTAAGTTTAAAGAGTTTAGGGAAGAATTAACAGGAAAAATGTATTGTGGGATAGGTTCTTTAAAATCACAAGATAAGATTTTAGAATATGAAGTAATTGAGGATGTTATGGTTAACggaaatataataaagaaaccATTTGCTGTTTCGTTCAGAAAGGGTGATTCAGAAGAAGAATGTGATGTGAGATGTATTTGTCGCTTGTTTGAGTTCCGTGGAATGTTGTGTAGGCATGCACTTACGGTACTTATCaatgagaatatatatatggtgccAAATAAATACATACTGCGGAGATGGAGAAAAGATGTCTAAGAGGAGACATACCAAGGTTAAAGTTACTTATAGTGATTGGGTTAGCTCAGATGAGGGACGTCGTTACGATAGAATGTGTAGTGCTTTCTCACAAGTGGCGGACTTAGCATCTGATTTAGAAGAAAAATGTAGTCTTGTACTTAACCGAGTCAGTGAAATAATGAGTGAAGTTACAAGTAAAAAGAGTGTACCTGATAGCATATGTACCCCCGAACCTAGTACTTCTACTAAGAATAACACAAAGATTCTCGATCCCTTGGTAGTGCAAGGAAAAGGTCGTCCTCCAAGTAAGAGACTCAAGTCCAATATTGAAGCAATCATCACAAAAATGCCAAAAAAGAAGAAGGTATATCAGCAAGTGTTATATATTTCACTTTTTAAAAGAATAAGAGTAACTTCTAAATTATGCTCAATTGTGATTGCAGAAACTGCCAACTGAAGAAGATGTGGAGCTTGGTTCTGAAGCTGATAATGATTTACCAAAGAAAACACGTTCGAGGAAGGAAAAGACGGTAATCATGTTAAACTAATATATCTAGTTAAAAAGTTATGTGATTAATATGTATGAAAATTAAGCAATAAATGTTTCAAGTATACGGTGTACTCTTCTTCTTGTAGGAGAATCAGAATCAGAGTTTGTACTCTGTTTCGAGTGATATCAGTCATATTGGGTATGCTAATTTCCAGCCTCAGCCTCACTATGGTGGACTCTTTCCAAGTTATCATATGCAGCCTCATCAATCTCCAAGTTATCCTATGGAAAATCATCAATTTCATGTGCAGACTCGAGATATGTTGCACCAATTTTCTCCGCATTTTCAATATGCAAGCGGATTTGAAGTTCAGAGATCATCACAAATTACCCTTCCAGATGCATCACTTAACCCTCCAAATACAAAAATTGGCCCCTCCAAATCCAATAATTAGCTTTCGTAGCGagtttttctaattttgttgtCGTTCACATTTTTATTGTGTTTTCTATTAGTTGGTGCTTTTGTGTTTGGGTGGTTTTAGAAGTTAGAATATTGTTTGAGTAACAGATGGGACACATTTTTGTGTgtcatttgttttgtttgatattCAATGATGTTTCATAATGAACTAATTGATTTGGTCACTGAAGTCTAGCAGGTTATTTTACGAGTACTAGTTATTGTTTTGCTTTAGCTATACTATCGATATGGAACCAACATACATAAGTTGGCTTGAATGTTTCTGGGTGAACACTTTGGTCAGGGAGGTTAAAAATACAACTACATTTAACAACCCTTTGTAGTCTAAAAGAGTTCCAAATGATGGCATTTAATGGCCAAATAGTTCGAACATATGCAAAATTTACTTTGTCCAAGTTAGCTCAGTCTAGGATTGTTAATGGCCAAACAGTTTCAAATGACGGCAGTCTAAGATTGTTGGTCTCATTAAGGCTCGGTCCTTGTGATAACAATTTGCGAAAGTTACTTGGTCCAATTTGGCCAGGTATCATTTTTTGTAGACAAAGGGAAAGATAAACTATTTGGTCCAAGAAATGATGTTTTGTAAAACTTAATATTAAGATCGGGCATTTCATGATTTTTAGCTGTTGGCATCATCGCGAAAAATATAGTTTACAAGCTTTTGGCTATATTGCTCGAGACAATAAGAAAAGTTAATCAATTGACGATATTTGCAACCTTCTCATGGATGTTGCAATTCAAGTGATCATAGACTAGGCACACACTATTTGAACCCTGACAATCTTGTTTATTGGTTCAATTGATACGAGTATAATGTTAGAAAGAGATTCAACTTGTTGGGTCTTACATACTGAGACTATCGAGCATATTCTAGCATAAATCATCATTACCTGAACCCGAATTACAAAGGTTCAAGAAAGACTTGACATTTTCTCATATACCATTGCAATATCAACAAAACTATAAGTTCCCTTTGAATTCAGTCAGATACACTCAAATCactatgaaaacaaaaaagaaaattatgccACAATGATGTAAGAAAACTCACTTGAAATATCATTAATTTAATCGGGTACATATCATGTGACAAACTTTTCTTTGCTtacattcaagaaaaaaaaatcatataactATAAAATCTCGATTTACCCAAAACTATACAAGTGATAATCAACAGAGTAATAAAAAACTCAATCGAATATACCGGACTATCCTCAAACACTTGGTGTACAATCTATACCTTATATACAATATCTTCAATCCATTAATCAAATCTTCAATATAAAAAATCGACCCAAACCCACACCTACTTGCAGAGTCTTTATCTTCTGCCTATATATATGGGGATTTTGGGTTTTATTTGTGTATTTGGGATTCTGGGTTTTATTTGTGTATTTGGGATTGTAGGTTAAAAAGTGTTTATGGAAGAGAAAAACATATTTTGGATCGGAgacagagagagagaggaggTAAATGGCTGAGTTCCCTTTTGAGGATGACTAGATAGAGTTAGTTTAGTATTACtagtaaaataataaaatgacaTGGAAAATCCCCCTCACCCTCCACGTATGTTAGTATAAAAACCGTTTGCAGGAATTTTTTGACAATGGGGTAATAAGTAGGGGTTGTGGGTCTTCTTTTATCACCCTGATTCCTAAAGTAAAGGACCCAGGGAAGCTTGAGGATTATAGGCCCATAAACTTGGTGGGCTCGATCAGCAAAGTAGTGTCTAAAGTGCTTGCTAATCGGTTAAAACAAGTTATTGGTTCGGTTATCTCAAACACCCAGACAGCCTTTGTTAGTAATAGATGTATTATGGATGGGCCACTTGTCGTTAATGAGATTATTGCTTGGGCCAAGAAATCGCATAGTAAACTGTTCTTGctaaaaattgattttgaaaaggcaTATGATAATGTGAACTGGAATTTTTTAATTGACATTATGATGCAAATGGGATTCCCCGAAAAGTGGTGTGGCTGGATAACAGGAATTTTGGAGTCAACTAGATCATCAGTTCTAGTGAATGGGTCCCCTACTTTCGAGTTTCAATGCTCCAAAGGTCTCCGTCAAAGTGATCCTATCTCcccctttctttttttaattgttatggAAGCGTTTGCCAGTATTATGAGAAGGGCATGTAGCGTGGGTTTATTTAAAGGTGTGGAGCTTCCTAATGGGGGCCCATGTTTGTCGAATCTTTTTTATGCGGACGAGTGTATTATAATGGGTGATTGGAATAAAGAAAATGTGGAGAGAGCAATTGGGATCTTGAGATGTTTCCACCTATGCTCAGGTCTAAAACTTAATCTACAAAAGTCAAATCTGATTGGGTTGGAGTTGAGCATCTAGAGGTCACTAGGATGGCTGTGATTGTGAATTGTAAGGTGGGAACAATTCCGTTTATCCACCTTAGGATCCCGATTGGTGCAAATATGAATAGGATTGCAAATTGGAGGTTTTTATTTGACATATTTGACGTAAGGTTATCTAAATGGAAAGGGAAATCGCTCTCAATGGGTGGTAGAGTTATTTTAATCAAATCGGTTTTGGAGAGTCTCCCTACTTACTATTTGTCTATGTTTAAAGCCCCTGTTAAAGTAATCGACGATTTGGAGGCAATAACTAAGAGGTTTCTATTGGGGCGGGGGGGTTTCGAATGAAGCTAGGAAAATTCACTAGGTGTCACGGGAGAGGGTTGCATCGCCTATTAATCAGGGTGGTCTTGGGTTGGTGAGTTTAAGGGATGTGAATGTGGCTTTATTGTCTAAGTGGTTGTGGAGATTTAGACAAGAGCAACAAGGGATTTGGAAACGAGTCATTCAAGCTATACACGAAGGCAACAGAAGTTGGTCCGCATTCCCATTGAGATATTCAGTTACTGGTAATTGGAAATCGATTATTAACGGGACTAGTAAGGTTAAGGTGGCTGGTATGGTAATTTATAATATGATCAGAGGTGAGTTAGGAGATGGGAGGGGTATCAAATTTTGGCTTAATCCTTGGCTGTGCAACCAACCACTCAAACAGAAATTCCCAAGGTTGTTTAagcttgaaaaacaaaataagtgtTGGGTTCGGGATAGGTATAACTCGGATGGCAACAAGTTTGAAGACAAATGGAATTGGTCAAAGGATCCAAGTGAGGTAGAAGAGGTTAACAATTTTGAAAGATTGAGTGTCGCTCTGACTTCGCAACGCCTAGCGGATAAGGGTGATAGATGGGGTTGGAATGGAGATAATAAAGACTTCTCTGTTAAGATGGTAAATGATTGTATTGTTAGTGAATATGACTACAACAACCGGTTTATTTTTAAATGGCCAAAGTGGACCCCAAAAAAATGTAACATTTTTGTTTGGAGGGCGGTGATGGATCGTATACCTACCTGTCACGCGTTAACTAAGAGAAATGTTTACATTGAGGATGGGAAGTGTGCCTTATGTGTTGAGGAGAACGAAACAACAGAGCATCTTTTTTGCTCTTGTTGGGTGTCTATGAAGGTTAGGGAGCAGATTTGCAGTTGGTATAAGGTAAgcaggttttttattttttcagtaAAAGATTTGGTTGACATTCAGAAACACTTGGGGTTACGGAGAGAGGGCAAGAAGGTTTTAAAAGGGATTATTTTTTTGTGACATGTTGGTGCATTTGGAAAGCCCGGAACGAATGGCGGTTCTCCAAGGTCAAAGTTCACGAGGAAAAGATTGTCCAAGACATCAAAACTCTTGGTTTTTTATGGTTTAGTAAGAGAACGAGGCGTAAGGAATTAAAATGAGAAGAATGGTGTAActttagttttgttataaattGATGTATTGTTTTGACCCCTATTGGGGAGATATGTGATTAATATAAAGTtgacctttcaaaaaaaaaaaaaagtaattatagAAGATACATAAAGGGTAAAACGGTAATTTCAGTTGTTTCTCTACCATATATCCGTAGTGATATTGTTACAAAAAATTTTAGCCATCtagaacaaaaatataaattttcatcCATAAAATACAACTATATGATACAGATATTATTGTAGATGACTAAAACTTATTGTAATAATATCATTTCTCATCCATCATAAATGTTGCATATATGATTTCCCTGTAAATTATTGGCTCaaacttgaaagttgaaacaatGTTTTAGTTGCATACGAGGGGGCATTGGCGCTATACGATGGTGATGTACGGTGTGTCAACGTAattgtggttattaatgtaaaagtaattgatgtaaaaaaattaatataaatattttaaaaattaagtaaTGTATGTTCTAAATAACTATACGTATATTaggttaaaatataaatttgtgaaCAAATGAGAGTGCTAGTTTAAAACTTTGAATAGATAAAACTTGAAAATAGTTTAAGGATATTTTAGGTAGATGTAATGTATGGGttgaaaatatgttgaaagttaaaggcattttgagattttaaagataaaaagtttataacttGTCTATAAAGAAGTAGAtaagtaaaaagataaattctATAACTATTTGGTTAAAAGAAACGTGTCAATTGTAATAAACTATTAAATGCTCTAATGGTATCCTAGTTTACCCAAAACCTTAATAGTATTTCAGTTTTCCCATGAAGGTCTTGGGCTCGGGAAGACAAAGTTTACTCCTATTAATTGTTGTGCTTGATGGATTAATATGAGGTTTTTGTCCTGCCGTGGTTTCTTGAAAATTTGATTAGCATCATGCTTGAAAGGTGTAAATGCCGATAATAGAACGAACATACTCGACCATTCGaactttttttaagaaaaaggaCAACTATATAAAGTCAAGTCTTGTATTGGTACATGAAAGAATTATAAACTATTAAACGTTATATATGTTGtaccaattttattaattttgccCTTATCctatatatacttctatatttatatttatactatatgaTAAAAGAAACAGCCcccatgttaaaagttatatataagaGAAATGTCGAAACCACCTTCCTTATGAAAAACAAACCTAAATTTAAAAATTGGCAACCAATATTAGGGATGGCACCCGCGGGTAACGGGTGCGGATACCTATTTCCCGTTACCGTACCCACGGGTTTTTTTTTATCCGCCAATTCGCGGATACCCGCAAACGGGTTAAATAGTTGATCAATGTCTGCCATCCGCGGTTATATAAGTTTACGGGTAGATCAACGAATCTATATCACtttaaaatgatgataatggTAGAAAGAGATGATACTGATCGaatgttaaaaattttgagCGGACtgtcaaattaaaataataatgttatccAAATTGGAAACATATAATCGATGGGCTATAATTTAGGAATGAAGCGTGATGATCAAAACAAAACTCTAAACATAATATGTAAATGATTtgatattttgagttttaaaacttaataatatgtatcatatatatagtttttatacaaaactaaaaatagTATACGTGTTTAACGGGTTATCCTACGGATATATCCGCGGATCTTACTAATGGGTATCACGGGTCGCGGGATGGATATATATCATGACGGATATGGTATATCTTATTATCCGTCTGCAATCCGCAAATAAGTACATATTGATACCCGTTATGTATCCACGGATGAAATTGATTGACATTACCCGTCCATAACGAATGGATATCCGCAGATTACGGGTTTTTTCGGTCCGTTGCCATCCCTAGCCattaaaaatttctttttcgCACACACCGGCTCCCTTACATGATTTCACACACATCGTTCACACACAAACTTATACCATGATATCCGCTGCAATGCGCGACTACCATGCTAGTCACCAATTGACTTTTAAATGGGATCTCATTAAGTTTGTATAGAGTTAAGTACGAAAATACGTTTTGAACCTACTTACTTAATggtactagcacggtacccgcgctatgcggcggtgttcgtggtggtgacggtgttgGTGGGGAcaactgttggtggtagaggcgaCGTCGAGcggtatagataattgatgaaaaagtaattgatgtaaagagttaattgagatattttaaaaagattaaggGCTAATATTCTAATAGTGTAATATTatttaaaggtattttagatatttattatcatgtaactttcaacatggggacTATTCCTTTTATAATATTACTTAATGGTATTAGAAACCTATGAGTACATAACTCTTatgaaaaaaaagtcaaaaacaatAAGACCAATTGGGCTTGAAATAATTTTAACACAAGCCTGTATGGGTTGGACTTAAATCTACTAGAAAGTCTAGAATCGAAATGAAACCATAAAGGCACTAACtatataccaatattttaaatatcggttttttattaatattggtGTTGGTAtcagtattatttttattaccaGAAGATATTATCGGTATGATtaatttatattgttatttttaataaaagccAAAAATGTTGTAAAATCTGTTATAATTCAATGAAAATAGTCCAAAATTCAGAAGTAATATTGTACCAAATAGgtgtttcattaaaaaaaatatgagttttaaagtttataaataacaaaaaataatattaaagtgtcaaaaatataattttaaaattatcaaaatattaaatgaaaaaatcgGTTTTACAATACCAGAAATACTGACAGAATAGTAAAAATATCGGACAAAATATCCATATATCCAATATTACTGGTAACGTATTGGTGTTTAAAACAAGCTACAGAGAGTATACAGTATAGACTATAGAGACATGAATGTAATGATATTATGCCATTATGGGAAATCAATCAAATCATCATgttgaatatacaaaaataagagGATGCCAAATAACTTTTAGATGTTTattgacttctttttttttcctttctaaaGAGATGATAAGgatgtttgttattgtgattacaaaacagattatgcgttttcaagatagattatgcgttttcaaaactgcatTTTGAAAAAGCCGGTAGGTACATGTttcttcaaaactgcgttttcatagcatataatcactttttcacacaaacacttttttagattatttacgttttacaaacgtaataatcagataatcacttcaaaatGCATTACCAAACACCCTCGATATTGATTCCATAAAATTTGATAAATCTATACTACAAATCTCATTAGTTTACAGTATATTATAAAATGCATACATTGTGacatatttaacattttttatgatatctttattatttttctatttgttATGAAGatcatatttaacattttttatgatatctttattatttttctatttgttATGAAGATCATATTATATTTCGGGTAGacacacattttaaaagaagaTCGTTTAGCTAGAAGATtgcttattttttcttaaaatccGTTGTTGGCCAGCGACTGTTGTCTTTGATTCGATCTATACCATTGGGCCGAGAGGGAAGGAAATCGATGTATGTTAATTTTTTGAATTGAAATAGAAAAcgttttggattggtttggtggTGGGACCGATTTTGTATATGGAAAAATGTCGATTTTCATTTGCCTAAAAGCATTGATGAGAAGTTTGACTGATGATTCAAAACATTATTTCGTACGAGATTAAAAACTGCTAGTAATATGGATATGCTTAGTAAtagaaaagataaattgtttttGTCACTATTTATGGTAAATTCGAAATTGATATAATCTCAATGTTATATGCGGCATATTTTtagaatatatttttattgatttgaaATGAGATAAACAGTCGCATATAATttctttatattcattttccaaaattttatgtaaaagaatcaaaatcaatatctatatctctatatatttcACTATAAAGATTTCTCAAccttatttaaaaaattaaaattcgaATATAACTGTTAATTATTCCACGACATGCTAATAACTAGTTTTTCACGACATATATCAGGATGTTGCATTTCACGGATGTCCCTCTAatttatcttgtttttgtttttggttattAAATACAGAAAATAAATGAAAGCTTATTTACAATATGTAACGAAAATAGGGGAGGACTTTATTTACAAATTGATTTCCCATTATACTACTTTTGGAGTTTTAGGTGCTGACTTTTTTTTGgaagtataatatataatagaaaaaaaaaaaatcacacatataaataaaaagatataacaCCTAATGATTTTGGTTAACGGATTAAACTTCTTCTacaagattttaaaaattttattcgTACTCAATTTCCATTCTTAAAAATCTGGCCGGAAAAGGAATTTATTTAGAAGTATATCGTGTAACTTaataaaacatatcaaaatcTTGACTCAAATTCATGATCTTTTTATGATCttgtaaaaaatatatggaTAAAATAAAT
This genomic window contains:
- the LOC122601770 gene encoding protein FAR1-RELATED SEQUENCE 8-like, whose product is MGYRYESRSDAIGHHLNGLEKETNCEISLDEVKHREDNTTSSHDKGTTSFNYDENIEEPKVGMTFDTIEELATFYANYGEKKGFGVYKRSSRKSYTDDEKKYATVSCNPAGKSISKSKNILNPRPVSKTNCPAKVNAVLGHDKKWNVSKVELKHNHPFSPSKGRFYRCHRFVNRNVKRRLEIYQRARVRMNKGFNTFVVENGGYENVPFTEKDCRNYIDKVKRLKFGEGDAEAIQSYFTKVQSSDRNFFYTWKLDDENRLKSLFWADARCRAAYEEFGDVVTFDTTYLTNEYEMPMAPFVGVNHHGQSILLGCGLISNEDNETFTWLFQSWLACMSGHPPKAIITDQDQAMKNAIQNVFPDARHR